In a genomic window of Deltaproteobacteria bacterium:
- a CDS encoding HEAT repeat domain-containing protein, which produces MSDSPTAKRDAKSLINSILASTPDSSSNSQQTNTATEQNSTTSTSISSAAAPQNKTVEKTPQTTAETSSISTPTAAIDNTEEPLDDSSNEIDAAQLMTDDPDTLASDLIEVYFQSEEPEERDLIFDRLLTIDSPIVNEFLRAMMLEDEDDFMRSTAAVALAQNGDADAIAKLEEDLVSAEDSVFFANAIDGLSVVKGPEFYDTLKQMWQDPSRDADMQRQAMFGMDKVDSLKALDDFVTFINQIQDLNLLAEDQLEVAIMIFTRHEYKPGLQTLQVLHQRIDKAPELDDYAREGLLELVQEGINLLIE; this is translated from the coding sequence ATGTCAGATTCACCAACGGCAAAGCGCGACGCAAAGTCACTTATTAATTCTATTCTTGCCTCTACACCAGACTCTAGTTCTAATTCTCAACAAACTAATACCGCCACTGAACAAAATAGCACGACATCAACATCAATTAGTTCTGCGGCTGCACCACAAAATAAAACCGTAGAAAAAACGCCTCAAACTACCGCAGAGACTTCTTCAATTTCAACACCAACAGCTGCCATAGACAACACTGAAGAACCTCTTGATGATAGTAGCAATGAGATCGATGCTGCACAATTGATGACTGATGACCCTGACACTTTAGCCAGTGACCTTATCGAAGTCTATTTTCAATCTGAAGAACCTGAAGAACGAGATCTAATATTTGATCGCTTGCTCACCATTGATTCCCCAATCGTCAACGAATTTTTACGTGCGATGATGCTTGAGGATGAAGATGATTTTATGCGATCAACCGCAGCAGTGGCTTTAGCACAAAATGGCGATGCTGATGCAATAGCTAAACTTGAAGAAGATCTGGTTTCTGCTGAAGACTCAGTTTTTTTTGCCAATGCCATTGATGGTCTTAGCGTAGTTAAGGGGCCTGAGTTTTACGACACCTTAAAACAGATGTGGCAAGACCCTTCACGTGATGCTGATATGCAACGTCAAGCAATGTTTGGCATGGATAAAGTAGACTCCTTAAAGGCCCTTGATGATTTCGTCACTTTTATTAACCAAATACAAGATTTAAATTTATTAGCAGAAGATCAGCTTGAAGTAGCAATTATGATTTTTACCCGCCACGAATATAAGCCCGGCCTTCAAACTTTGCAGGTTTTGCATCAACGTATAGACAAAGCGCCTGAACTTGATGACTATGCACGTGAAGGTCTATTAGAATTAGTGCAAGAAGGCATCAATCTGCTTATCGAGTAA
- a CDS encoding PilZ domain-containing protein, translating to MVSGDRRKQDRRQKQTKVTVERRAQSRRQIDRRSTKRIPLELWMEEVAGDDVYFRRSGNIGEGGVYFDKVVPHVIGTMVTLKFALPGEHEMIVARGEVVSNTSEKTKLGMRVKFIAIEGDGRRRLRDFITRAV from the coding sequence ATGGTATCTGGTGATCGTCGCAAACAAGACCGCCGTCAAAAACAAACCAAGGTTACGGTTGAAAGACGTGCGCAGTCACGACGTCAAATTGACAGGCGTTCAACTAAACGCATTCCACTAGAACTATGGATGGAAGAGGTTGCTGGAGACGATGTATATTTTCGACGCTCCGGTAATATTGGCGAAGGCGGGGTTTATTTTGATAAAGTCGTACCTCACGTTATCGGCACTATGGTAACGCTAAAATTTGCTCTTCCGGGCGAACATGAAATGATTGTGGCTCGCGGTGAAGTAGTTAGTAACACCAGTGAAAAAACCAAACTTGGTATGCGTGTAAAATTTATTGCTATAGAAGGTGACGGCCGCCGTCGTTTACGCGATTTTATTACACGTGCAGTTTAG
- a CDS encoding NAD(+)/NADH kinase: MATTIGVVCKPHTTDAVGIAELLLSIVPHARLLVEREGPHALENHNTAYIGVDRTEFEQASDLVVAFGGDGTLIHAASLLTQRVVPVLGVNLGRVGFLAEVLRAELNSLLPRALAGELPYTDRLRLDAKIIRNGAVRLQKRILNDAVVAQLALSRVALYRVNLNDELVTVLRGDGVIIATPTGSTAYSMAAGGSILAPDIAAIALTPICPHALSQRPLVLPIDGIIKVFLDSDSKVFVTLDGQFGQEFQSGDILEITAAPIPLRLLHMPGRSYFEILRKKLSWGES, translated from the coding sequence ATGGCAACAACTATTGGCGTAGTATGCAAACCACACACTACTGATGCTGTAGGTATCGCCGAATTATTACTTAGTATTGTTCCGCATGCGCGTCTTTTAGTTGAACGTGAAGGACCACACGCTTTAGAGAATCACAATACTGCATATATTGGGGTTGATCGCACAGAATTTGAGCAGGCTAGTGATCTTGTCGTTGCTTTTGGTGGAGATGGTACTCTTATTCATGCAGCTTCGTTACTAACTCAAAGAGTAGTACCGGTATTGGGAGTTAACCTTGGTCGGGTTGGGTTTTTAGCTGAGGTTTTACGAGCTGAGTTAAATTCATTGTTGCCTCGGGCATTAGCCGGAGAATTACCTTATACTGATCGATTACGTTTAGATGCAAAAATAATTCGTAATGGTGCAGTTAGATTGCAAAAGAGAATTCTTAATGATGCAGTGGTAGCGCAATTAGCATTATCACGCGTTGCTTTATACCGAGTTAATCTAAATGATGAACTAGTTACAGTGTTGCGTGGTGATGGGGTAATTATTGCTACACCTACTGGCTCAACTGCTTATTCAATGGCTGCTGGTGGTTCAATACTAGCGCCGGATATCGCTGCGATTGCTTTAACCCCAATTTGCCCGCATGCACTTTCGCAACGTCCTTTAGTACTGCCAATTGATGGTATCATAAAAGTATTTCTGGATTCAGATAGCAAAGTGTTTGTTACGCTTGATGGGCAATTTGGGCAAGAATTTCAAAGTGGCGATATTTTAGAAATAACCGCCGCGCCTATACCTTTACGTTTATTACATATGCCTGGGAGAAGCTATTTTGAGATTTTGCGTAAAAAACTAAGCTGGGGTGAAAGTTAG